ATGAACCAGTCCCAATCCCCAAGCTCCCTCAACAGAATCGCGGCGGCGTGAAGCGTGTTTGCGACCATGGTGGGTCCCCTGTACGTGACGAGATTCGCCTTCTTTATAACCCTCACATTTCCGAACCGCTTGAACAACGCGTGGCCCTCCACGAACCTCACCAGATCGGAGCGTTCCTCCGGCGAGGATTCGAGGTCCAGGTGGACCACGTAGCGGTTGTTGGGGTGGTAGAGGGCCAAGAGGACGCGGGTGACGGCGGCGCCGTCGCCCTTTGAGCCGGAGACGAGGTAGGAGAGGCGCGGCGGAGGGGGGAGGGAGGAGACGACGGGGAGGGGGCGGAGCTTGGATTCGACGAAGACGGAGTAGGAGGTGGCGGTGATGGAGCGGTAGAAGGGGAGGATGGGGGTTCCCTCCGGGGAGGTGAGGGTGGCGAGGAAGAGGGAGCAGATCTTCCTGAGCCCCAAAAGCAATGTCattctcacaattttttttattgatcttgGGTTGTCCAAGCTTTCGCCCAATTAAAACGTGCCGCGTCAGCAACAAAAAGTGGAAACACAATGTTTTCAAAGGCGGTTTTGAAAAAACGATGTAGTAAAGCATATTTAAAGTCGTTTGTGAGGAAACCGCTTTTAAAAAGTtacaattatttacaaaattgccaccgCTTTCCTTATTACATCGGTCTTTATATAACCGACGTAAAACCACTGTCGTAAAATGCTTTTTTTCTAATAGTGGCGTAACCTCATCCAAAGCACATAAGCAAACTTAATTTACTAATTATCATCAATTaactagtaaataaaataaataaaattcagttttatctgttatttttaattaaatatttaatcataCAAATAAGAAAATACAACGTTATACTTCTTCCCATAAGAAAATTTTTGTCTCTAAAACATTCACTTACATGACAAAAGATTGGGATACTACTTGTATATGTAAACTATAAGGATATGTTTGGTTGtcaagaaggagaaagaattcaaagaatttcttttattatttaatgagtctcacacttattttattttactttaatttaaatattttttttatttgttttattcctTTTCACTCCATCTCATTAGATGACGaaaattgttgaaagaaacatttgGATAAGACCGGTGGATACCATGTTGGAAAAAAATTGTGGATATGACTAATCGGATTATGTATCAAAGACCGTTTTTGAACCTTTGTACTCCCGGGGACAAGTAAGAATAAAATACAAACCCCTCCACTAATGAGATTCTTCCCTTTGAGATGGATAAGGATGACACGCAATGTTTTATTTCAccaaataactaaataaatattgttgttgTCTGCTCTCTCAATACAATATATTAGCTAGAAAGATGCTGGAGTGGTAGATGAATTCGTTATTATATCACAAATCATAAtatcaaacttaattaaaagaatgatgtttttatttattttattttgttttaattacagattataaattcttaatttttttattttaatttgagttgCATTTTAAACATTTCCGTTGTAAATAgttaaataactatttattgtaactttttttaactATATAGAAATAAGCATTAATTATATGTAATGCACAAACTAAaatactatatatttatttaatttttgttaaaatattttttaatatttatatattatgataatatgtatttttaatatcttacaaaaaactaacatatattacattattatgttaaatataagaactaaaaaataatttttaacaaaaacagacatattttaagaattaaaaaaacatttaatccataaaataaataatcagtaactaaaattataatatatttttatggcattaatatttataatataattaatatagtaCAAAATGCGTAACTTTGTTTATATGCTTCGTTTAAGGCTAATGCTTTTTTTTAGCTCACGTTTAAGGCCACTACTGACAACTTTATTAAAGGGAACTTTAGCATAAGTTCCATACTTTGATTTGattcacttgttttttttttatatgaatattttaaattttattgatatgGATCAAGTAATGAACATATTGTCCAAACTTGCTCCcagttttaaattaaatcactAAATTGGAAAAGGTGACCCTTATTACTTCATAAACatagtatatatatagtttGCAGCACTGTGGCTGTTACGCCAGATGACGTGAAGTTCAAAATATACCGTCATAAAATAACAATGCATAATTACATCAGTTAGCACTTTCATAGTTTCATATGAGATATGCATGAAATCTTGGAATACTGTAAGGTACTAGTTATAGATAAAGATATAAAtggtatatataaaagataaaaatataaatgatatccCAGAAGACACAGATGAAGGACCCTTAATCCCTAATAGTCAATATAGGTCCTTGTCACACAGCACGTTGCTATTCTTTTGTGAAATTGTAcaaactctttttatttttataatctttacGGAAACTTCCTTACAAGAAAATAAAGTACCATATTTTTAGTCCATAAAATAAAGTACCTCATTTTATCACAATTTAAATCTTTATTCTTCAAAAAAAGTTTGACCAGTTTTAGtctaacaattttttgtttgtttgtgtttttattcGTATAGCTAACTGAGATgttaaacttaattaattattatatctaCATAAGTAAATTTTACTTGAAGTTTTTCTAACCACTAGATTGATcattcaattttataataaccGTTGGATTCAACTGAATTTAATGCTtctaattaatgttaattatatatataattttaataattaaatataaatttttaaaattctaatattaattagtaatatttttatgatacaactttcttttaaattagaactaaggataaaattaaataatattttttcaaaatttttaatatttttatagatgttataataataaaaatatactattacttttttcttacaaataattagatttcaaataaattttatatttttattttattttattaaaatcctgaatattttatagatatataaatatatagtatatatcATATTGATACTTattctcaaatttattaaaatattaaaattggttactataaaaaaattcttatgaataattagttttcaaatgaaaatatgttttatgttttctattttattttattaatatatatatatatatattattaacattgAATATCATATTAATACTGATTCtatactttatttaatttttaaaattggttactatccaatatattttataaaaaataataattgaaagtactaattttataaatatgtagTTAAATAAAGcataatcaataattttttattttaattaataactaaggatatatattaagaaataaattattatctatttaaaaaaagtataattttttttagttagtaaaatatatcttatagaaaatttgaattaattcatagatatttagttaattttaaagtagtattttcaaataaaataacagattgattttcatatataacttcactttaaatgttttatataaACTTGCGTCAACTATgttaatgataattaatttgcGTTTTTCTTGTAGTATAAAAAACAAAGGAAGATTTTTTCAGGACTAACACTGCTCAAACCTTTTTTAGAACTAAGAAACATACACATTGAAAAAGTAAGGATCCATTTTCTTAAGATATCTTTAGTGTCAATTGTCAAGTcaccatttatttaagaaaaaaaaatattttatcaggTGGATGCCACCTTAGACTAACATTCCATGTGGTATAAGTCATGTGAATGTCAAATCATTGTCTAGCAATCAAAATTAATAGCAGGAACCGGGGATGGATATAAGTTAGATTAGACTATAATTGGCTTGGCTTGAGTTAGGCGTTGGTTAAAAGTACATCACTTGAGCTTGACCTTGTCTTGTTTACTTGTCAAAGTGTtatgtttcttaattattttaattaaatgtaaatGAATACAAAAGTTAAAAGTTGTATCTTAGGTGCTAGCAGGACATGTTCTGCGAAGTCTACATCTGATGTTTCAGACGATAGCAAGATAAAATCATGATTCGATACAACATTAAAGTTGACATTTAAAACTTCATTTAATACTTTGTGTCTAAGATCTATTTTGTAGAGGCATTCTCCTAGGATTTGTAGAATCCCATGAAAAATAGATGAAGCTAAGCTCTAAAATTTCTCAATCGccataaaaaaaagaactatgTTGCATAGACCTGCTCTAACACAAAAGGAAGTGATTTCTTATTGAAATGTTCAATACGCTAGTTATGAAGAATGGTTTCTCAGCATGAAGAAGTACATGCATTAATGCACACATTTAATGTTGCAATGACCATTTTCTTTATACACAAgcttaaagagagaaaatatatcCGTCTAGAGACAACACATACTTAATTGAAGGAGGTCTATAAATACCAGAAGCTTTGAAGACATTATATATGATTTGAAGCActcattattttcattatttttgtaaaaagctctctgtgtatatttttgtaaagTTTAGTAAAGCTCTCAAAACATTATGTTCATCCTAAGAGAAAAGACTAAGTACTGAATTTGTTTATCCGTTTGTAAGATCATAAAGTGTTAGTCATTCTACAATCAAATCAACAAATCCTCTTCTGATTTATGTTAGAGACTTGACAAGACAAAGAATACTAGATGTATAACAAACTTGGTATAAAGCTTGAGTtaagtataaaaattgaaaaaaataggaacttaaaacataattaactcAATTTTTTACGAGGCTGACATAAAAAAGGCTTAGATTCAACTAGCACTAGGTCTCAACCCTCGTGATgcctaaattcaaattcaagtttaTCTATTAACTTATTGtacattaaattcaaattatacaTAATTCAGAATTTATTATTCCATGTactctatatatatatctattgtATACtcacaattaatattaaataaaaccctTGATTTATCCTTTCTCCATATGGTATCAGATTAGTCTATAACTCACAGTCCTTTTTTGATCCTATCCATGGCTTCTTGATGTAAGCTCTATTGGAGCtcgtaggcctaggatcttcttcatcaatggattcctttgcttcttggatgatgaatgacagcggaatggagaaggaagagagagaggagacgccacttcaaggagaagatgagtctagaag
Above is a window of Glycine soja cultivar W05 chromosome 12, ASM419377v2, whole genome shotgun sequence DNA encoding:
- the LOC114377882 gene encoding beta-glucuronosyltransferase GlcAT14B-like isoform X2; the protein is MTLLLGLRKICSLFLATLTSPEGTPILPFYRSITATSYSVFVESKLRPLPVVSSLPPPPRLSYLVSGSKGDGAAVTRVLLALYHPNNRYVVHLDLESSPEERSDLVRFVEGHALFKRFGNVRVIKKANLVTYRGPTMVANTLHAAAILLRELGDWDWFINLSASDYPLVTQDGTRSAAYVFVPAAGSEFQ
- the LOC114377882 gene encoding beta-glucuronosyltransferase GlcAT14B-like isoform X1 translates to MTLLLGLRKICSLFLATLTSPEGTPILPFYRSITATSYSVFVESKLRPLPVVSSLPPPPRLSYLVSGSKGDGAAVTRVLLALYHPNNRYVVHLDLESSPEERSDLVRFVEGHALFKRFGNVRVIKKANLVTYRGPTMVANTLHAAAILLRELGDWDWFINLSASDYPLVTQDDLLHTFSYLPRDLNFSDHTSDIGWKDHQRARPIIVDPGLYMNKKQDVFWITQRRSRPTAFKLFTGEDPFLVC